GCTTCTGTAAGTATCTGAAAAGCATATAAAAATGTGTTCTGGGCCCCGGGTTGGCCGGGAGTCGGTAAAACGGCAAGAGGAAGGAGCACGGGGGAGAGGCGTCAGGCGGCGTGTGATCACAAGCCGATCGAACAATGACTTGAAGTGGCCTCAGCGTTCAGGGTAGTATGCGCCCCATGACTCGACCAGGCTTTGTGGTGGACGTGACCATTGGATAAACACCCGGACGTCGCGCCGTCCATCAACGCGCGAGCCGCGCGGATCGAGCGCGAAGCGGAAACGCTCGGTCTCGTGCACACCGTGGTCCGGCGGATCGACGCGCTGAACGACTGGGTCGGCCGCGCCACCTCGTGGCTCGCGCTGCTCCTGGTCGTGGTGACGAGCTACGACGTGATGTCGCGCTACCTCTTCCGGCAGAGCTTCGTCTTCGTCCAGGAGCTGGAATGGCATCTCTTCGCGGTCCTGTTCCTGGCCGCGGCGGGCTACACCCACCTCAAGGGAGACCACGTGCGGGTGGACATCATCTACGCGAGGCTGTCGCCCCGGCGGAAGGCCTGGGTCAATCTGGTGTGCGGCGTGGTCTTCCTCTTTCCCACGGCCTTTCTCCTGGTCTGGACCTCGATCCCGTTCGTCGCCGCGTCGGTGAAGGTCCTCGAGGGCTCCCCGGACCCGGGCGGGATCCCGG
This region of Candidatus Rokuibacteriota bacterium genomic DNA includes:
- a CDS encoding TRAP transporter small permease subunit; amino-acid sequence: MEREAETLGLVHTVVRRIDALNDWVGRATSWLALLLVVVTSYDVMSRYLFRQSFVFVQELEWHLFAVLFLAAAGYTHLKGDHVRVDIIYARLSPRRKAWVNLVCGVVFLFPTAFLLVWTSIPFVAASVKVLEGSPDPGGIPGRFLLKAVIPLGFILVGLQGVSETIKNLLFVLGKEAPK